Sequence from the Thermodesulfobacteriota bacterium genome:
AACTGATACTGGTAAGACACGCTAAATCGAGCTGGAAAGATTCAACACTAAACGATATTCAACGGCCCCTAAACAAGCGCGGCAATAAAGATGCCCCAAAAATGGGGGAGCATTTAGCCCAAAAGGATATATGGCCAGATGCTATATTCTCAAGCCCGGGCTTAAGGGCGCTTACCACAGCTAGATTAATATCCGTCAAAATTGGAATAGAGCCTTCAGATATTAATATCATTGATAAATTGTATACCTTTAGCTCACAAGACCTTTTAGAAGTAGTTTTAGGCCTTGATGATAATTTAAACACATTAATGCTTGTGGGCCATAATCCTGCGATCACAGATGCAGTAAACTACTTGTCTGGTTCTGATATTGATAATGTTCCAACATGCGGCATAGCAGTGCTCAAGCTGTCTACTCAATCATGGTCACAGGCTAGTCAAAGTAGTGCAGAGCTTGTCCGCTTTGATTATCCAAAGAAATTGTGGTAGAAAACTTCCATGAATATTTCAACTCCAGATTTGTGCGACTC
This genomic interval carries:
- a CDS encoding histidine phosphatase family protein — encoded protein: MTKKLILVRHAKSSWKDSTLNDIQRPLNKRGNKDAPKMGEHLAQKDIWPDAIFSSPGLRALTTARLISVKIGIEPSDINIIDKLYTFSSQDLLEVVLGLDDNLNTLMLVGHNPAITDAVNYLSGSDIDNVPTCGIAVLKLSTQSWSQASQSSAELVRFDYPKKLW